A single Altererythrobacter sp. BO-6 DNA region contains:
- a CDS encoding sigma-70 family RNA polymerase sigma factor produces MTDAASEAREQLKSAMARLAAGERDALEQVYRMTRVKLFGICYRILGDRKEAEDALQDVYVNLWQRADRYDPQRASPISWLATFARNRAVDRLRSGKVRQGAVELDEAFGLADTAPLADSLLIDAERQARVHTCLDRLETNQRGNIRAAYFGGQTYAELAEAQGVPLGTMKSWIRRGLAKLKICLEAGE; encoded by the coding sequence ATGACTGACGCCGCCAGCGAAGCGCGCGAGCAGCTGAAGTCCGCCATGGCGCGGCTGGCTGCGGGCGAGCGCGACGCGCTGGAACAGGTTTACCGGATGACCCGAGTGAAGCTATTCGGGATCTGCTACCGTATCTTGGGCGACAGGAAGGAAGCCGAGGACGCATTGCAGGACGTCTACGTCAATCTGTGGCAGCGGGCCGACCGCTATGACCCGCAGCGGGCCAGCCCGATCAGCTGGCTCGCCACCTTCGCGCGCAATCGGGCAGTTGATCGCCTGCGCAGCGGCAAGGTGCGGCAAGGCGCAGTGGAATTGGACGAGGCTTTTGGCCTGGCTGATACGGCTCCGTTGGCTGACAGCCTGCTGATCGATGCCGAACGACAGGCCCGCGTCCACACCTGCCTTGATAGGCTCGAGACGAACCAGCGCGGCAATATCCGCGCGGCTTACTTCGGCGGGCAGACCTACGCCGAACTGGCGGAGGCGCAAGGCGTGCCGCTGGGCACGATGAAGAGCTGGATCCGGCGCGGGCTGGCAAAACTCAAGATATGCCTGGAGGCGGGCGAATGA
- a CDS encoding cation diffusion facilitator family transporter → MGAGHAHSHRAGHGHSHDHHHAHHHAPADFGRAFLVGVVLNSVFVVVEATYGFLSGSMALVADAGHNLSDVLALLLAWAASIAAQKPASPRFTYGFKSSTILAALANAMLLAIAIGAILFETINRLIDPAPVQGMTMVVVAGIGIAINTATALMFLRGRKHDLNIRGAFLHMAADALVSVGVVVAGVAILLTGQLWIDPVTSLLIVVVIAWGTWGLAKDSIKLGLHAVPDGIDEAAVRAQLLGQAGVEAVHDLHIWPMSTTETALTAHLVMPAGHPGDAFLREVAHGLEHNHGIRHVTLQVETTRDCAAPGCC, encoded by the coding sequence ATGGGAGCGGGTCACGCACATAGCCACCGCGCCGGACACGGCCACAGCCATGATCACCATCATGCGCATCACCATGCACCGGCCGATTTCGGGCGCGCGTTCCTGGTCGGTGTGGTGCTCAACAGCGTCTTTGTTGTGGTCGAGGCGACCTATGGCTTCCTGTCCGGGTCGATGGCGCTGGTGGCCGATGCCGGGCATAATCTGTCCGACGTGCTGGCGCTGCTGCTGGCATGGGCGGCCAGCATTGCCGCGCAGAAGCCCGCATCGCCGCGCTTCACCTATGGCTTCAAGAGCTCGACCATCCTGGCCGCGCTGGCCAATGCCATGCTGCTTGCGATTGCGATCGGGGCGATCCTGTTCGAAACGATCAACCGGCTGATCGATCCCGCGCCGGTGCAGGGCATGACGATGGTAGTGGTCGCGGGTATCGGGATCGCCATCAATACCGCCACCGCGCTGATGTTCCTGCGCGGCCGAAAGCATGACCTCAATATTCGCGGCGCCTTCCTGCACATGGCCGCCGATGCGCTGGTTTCTGTGGGCGTGGTGGTGGCAGGCGTCGCGATCCTGCTGACCGGCCAGTTGTGGATCGACCCGGTTACCAGCCTGCTGATCGTGGTGGTGATCGCATGGGGCACATGGGGGCTGGCGAAAGACAGCATCAAGCTGGGGCTCCACGCCGTACCTGATGGGATCGACGAGGCGGCGGTGCGCGCGCAACTGCTTGGCCAGGCAGGCGTCGAAGCAGTGCACGATCTACATATCTGGCCGATGTCGACCACGGAGACGGCACTTACCGCACATCTGGTAATGCCTGCCGGGCATCCGGGCGACGCCTTCCTGCGCGAGGTCGCGCATGGCCTCGAGCACAATCACGGCATCCGCCATGTCACGCTGCAGGTAGAAACCACGCGTGACTGCGCCGCACCGGGGTGCTGCTGA